A genomic stretch from Photobacterium atrarenae includes:
- the pnp gene encoding polyribonucleotide nucleotidyltransferase: MNPIVKTFQYGNHTVTIETGVMARQATAAVMVSMDDTSVFVSVVGKKEAVEGQDFFPLTVNYQERTYAAGKIPGGFFKREGRPSESETLTARLIDRPIRPLFPDAFKNEVQVIATVVSVNPDVQPDIVTMIGTSAALAISGIPFNGPIGAARVGYINDQLVLNPSNTELAESRLDLVVAGTDNAVLMVESEADRLTEEQMLQAVVYGHDQQQVVINAIKEFAAEVATPAWDWVAPAENTELKARVAELAEARLTEAYQITEKMARYDQVGVIKNDVIETLLAQDETLDEREIRDMLGSLEKNVVRSRIIAGNPRIDGREKDMVRALDVRTGVLPRTHGSSLFTRGETQALVTATLGTQRDAQILDELTGERKDHFLLHYNFPPYCVGETGFVGSPKRREIGHGKLAKRGIAAVMPSVDEFPYTVRVVSEITESNGSSSMASVCGTSLALMDAGVPIKASVAGIAMGLVKEGDDFVVLSDILGDEDHLGDMDFKVAGTSDGITALQMDIKIEGITKEIMQIALNQAKGARTHILSVMDEAIGEHREDISEFAPRIHTLKINPEKIKDVIGKGGAVIRQLTEETGTTIEIEDDGTVKIAATEGTAAKEAIRRIEEITADVEVGRIYTGKVMRIVDFGAFVSVIGAKEGLVHISQIAEERIEKVADHLELGQEVKVKVLEIDRQGRIRLSMKEAAAEEAKPEA, translated from the coding sequence GTGAATCCTATCGTAAAGACTTTCCAGTACGGTAACCACACGGTTACGATTGAAACTGGTGTGATGGCTCGTCAGGCGACAGCCGCGGTAATGGTTAGCATGGACGATACTTCAGTATTCGTCTCTGTCGTGGGTAAAAAAGAAGCGGTTGAAGGCCAGGACTTTTTCCCGCTGACGGTGAACTACCAGGAGCGTACATATGCTGCCGGTAAGATCCCGGGTGGTTTCTTCAAGCGTGAAGGTCGTCCTTCAGAGAGTGAAACACTGACTGCGCGCCTGATTGACCGTCCAATCCGTCCGCTTTTCCCAGATGCATTCAAAAACGAAGTTCAGGTGATTGCGACTGTGGTTTCTGTGAACCCAGACGTGCAACCAGACATCGTGACTATGATCGGTACGTCTGCTGCGCTGGCGATTTCCGGTATCCCATTCAACGGCCCAATTGGTGCGGCACGTGTCGGTTATATCAATGACCAGCTGGTGCTGAACCCAAGCAACACCGAACTGGCAGAAAGCCGCCTGGATCTGGTGGTTGCCGGGACAGACAACGCTGTACTGATGGTTGAGTCCGAAGCAGACCGTCTGACTGAAGAGCAAATGCTGCAAGCCGTGGTTTATGGCCACGATCAACAGCAAGTTGTGATTAACGCAATCAAAGAATTCGCTGCAGAAGTTGCGACCCCGGCGTGGGATTGGGTTGCACCGGCTGAAAACACTGAGCTGAAAGCGCGTGTCGCTGAGCTGGCTGAAGCGCGACTGACTGAAGCTTACCAAATCACTGAGAAAATGGCGCGTTACGACCAGGTTGGCGTGATCAAGAACGACGTGATCGAAACCTTGCTGGCGCAGGACGAAACGCTGGACGAGCGTGAAATCCGTGACATGCTGGGCTCGCTGGAGAAGAACGTGGTTCGTAGCCGCATCATCGCCGGCAACCCGCGTATCGACGGCCGTGAAAAAGACATGGTTCGTGCCCTGGATGTACGTACTGGCGTTCTGCCACGTACCCACGGTTCATCGCTGTTCACCCGTGGTGAAACTCAGGCGCTGGTCACAGCGACTCTGGGGACACAGCGTGATGCGCAGATCCTGGATGAGCTGACTGGTGAGCGTAAAGATCACTTCCTGCTGCACTACAACTTCCCGCCATACTGTGTGGGCGAAACTGGTTTCGTTGGCTCTCCGAAGCGTCGTGAAATCGGCCACGGTAAACTGGCCAAGCGCGGTATTGCGGCAGTGATGCCATCTGTAGATGAGTTCCCGTACACGGTCCGTGTGGTTTCTGAAATCACCGAATCAAACGGTTCGTCTTCTATGGCGTCTGTTTGTGGTACCTCTCTGGCGCTGATGGATGCTGGTGTGCCAATTAAAGCTTCTGTGGCAGGTATCGCGATGGGCCTGGTGAAAGAAGGCGACGACTTTGTTGTTCTGTCTGACATTCTGGGTGACGAAGATCACCTGGGCGACATGGACTTTAAAGTGGCCGGTACTTCCGACGGTATCACTGCACTGCAGATGGATATTAAGATCGAAGGGATCACCAAGGAAATTATGCAGATTGCCCTGAACCAGGCGAAAGGTGCGCGGACGCACATCCTGAGCGTGATGGATGAGGCGATCGGCGAGCACCGTGAAGATATCTCTGAGTTTGCACCACGGATCCACACCCTGAAGATCAACCCTGAGAAGATCAAAGACGTGATCGGTAAAGGTGGTGCGGTGATCCGTCAGCTGACGGAAGAGACCGGCACGACGATTGAAATCGAAGATGATGGTACCGTGAAAATTGCTGCGACCGAAGGGACTGCTGCGAAAGAAGCGATCCGTCGTATCGAAGAGATCACCGCAGACGTTGAAGTCGGCCGTATCTACACCGGTAAGGTGATGCGTATCGTGGACTTCGGTGCATTCGTTTCTGTGATTGGTGCCAAAGAAGGTCTGGTTCACATCTCTCAAATCGCTGAAGAGCGTATCGAGAAAGTGGCCGATCACCTGGAACTGGGTCAGGAAGTGAAGGTGAAGGTTCTGGAAATTGATCGTCAGGGCCGTATCCGTCTGAGCATGAAAGAAGCTGCTGCGGAAGAAGCAAAGCCGGAAGCATAA
- the rpsO gene encoding 30S ribosomal protein S15, which produces MSLNAETKAAIVAEYAQGENDTGSPEVQVALLTAQINHLQGHFANHKHDHHSRRGLLRMVSRRRKLLDYLKGKNLDRYQDLIKRLGLRR; this is translated from the coding sequence ATGTCTCTGAATGCAGAAACTAAAGCAGCAATTGTTGCTGAATACGCGCAAGGCGAAAACGACACAGGTTCTCCAGAAGTTCAGGTTGCACTGCTAACAGCACAAATCAACCACCTGCAAGGTCACTTTGCGAACCACAAGCACGACCACCACAGCCGTCGTGGCCTGCTACGTATGGTTTCTCGTCGTCGTAAGCTGCTGGATTACCTGAAAGGTAAAAATCTGGACCGCTACCAAGACCTAATCAAGCGTCTGGGCCTGCGTCGCTAA
- the truB gene encoding tRNA pseudouridine(55) synthase TruB, which yields MARRRKGRPVDGVILLDKPTGITSNDALQKVKRIFFAEKAGHTGALDPLATGMLPICFGEATKFSQFLLDSDKRYRVIAKLGERTDTSDSDGEVVQTRDVKVDRGQLERCIAKFRGTTDQIPSMYSALKYQGRPLYEYAREGIEVPRESRQITVYSVDLLRFSDNEVEMELHVSKGTYIRTIVDDLGEMLGCGAHVTYLRRTGVSNYPLNRMVTLEQLEVLLEQAREQDIAPRELLDPLLLPTDTAVQDLAEVNILPMLATYILNGNPVQAGRVPASGTQVRITVGEQREFIGVGVIDDEGMLAPKRVMANKQA from the coding sequence ATGGCACGTCGTCGTAAGGGCCGTCCGGTTGACGGAGTGATCCTGCTGGATAAACCAACCGGTATTACTTCCAATGATGCGTTGCAGAAAGTGAAACGTATCTTTTTTGCTGAAAAAGCCGGTCATACCGGTGCGCTGGATCCGCTGGCGACCGGGATGCTGCCGATCTGCTTCGGCGAAGCGACCAAGTTTTCCCAGTTCTTGCTGGATTCAGATAAGCGCTATCGGGTGATTGCCAAACTGGGTGAGCGGACCGACACATCGGACTCTGATGGTGAAGTGGTCCAGACTCGTGACGTGAAAGTTGACCGGGGGCAGCTGGAGCGTTGCATCGCCAAGTTCCGCGGCACGACGGATCAGATCCCGTCGATGTATTCGGCACTCAAGTATCAGGGCCGCCCGCTGTATGAATATGCCCGCGAAGGGATTGAAGTCCCGCGCGAGTCCCGTCAAATCACGGTTTACTCAGTTGATTTGCTTCGCTTTAGCGACAACGAAGTCGAAATGGAACTGCATGTGTCCAAGGGCACCTATATCCGGACGATTGTCGATGATCTGGGGGAGATGCTGGGCTGCGGTGCGCATGTGACTTATCTGCGCCGGACCGGGGTGTCGAACTATCCGCTGAATCGCATGGTGACCCTGGAGCAGCTCGAAGTCCTACTTGAGCAGGCGCGCGAGCAGGATATTGCGCCGCGTGAGCTGCTGGACCCGCTGCTGCTGCCAACCGATACGGCGGTGCAGGATCTGGCGGAAGTCAACATCCTGCCGATGCTGGCCACTTACATCCTCAACGGTAATCCGGTTCAGGCCGGGCGTGTGCCGGCGAGCGGCACCCAGGTGCGGATCACGGTCGGCGAGCAGCGTGAGTTCATCGGCGTCGGGGTGATTGACGATGAAGGCATGCTGGCTCCGAAACGGGTGATGGCGAACAAGCAGGCTTGA
- the rbfA gene encoding 30S ribosome-binding factor RbfA, translating into MSKEFSRTQRVAQQLQKELAVILQREIKDPRIGMATISSVDVSRDMGYAKVYVTFLTVGEQTAEDSLEALREMAPYIRSLLGKQIRLRVTPELNFIFDKSLTEGMRISNLVSKAVRDDEDRRGGEEKEDEE; encoded by the coding sequence ATGTCCAAAGAATTTAGCCGCACACAGCGGGTTGCGCAGCAGTTGCAAAAAGAGCTGGCTGTGATCCTGCAGCGTGAAATTAAAGACCCGCGCATCGGCATGGCAACCATTTCCAGCGTCGATGTTTCCCGGGATATGGGCTACGCCAAAGTCTACGTCACCTTCCTGACCGTGGGTGAGCAGACTGCGGAAGACAGCCTGGAAGCCCTGCGTGAAATGGCGCCGTACATTCGCTCCCTGCTGGGCAAGCAGATCCGCCTGCGCGTGACCCCGGAGCTGAACTTTATTTTTGATAAGTCGCTGACCGAGGGGATGCGTATTTCCAATCTGGTATCCAAAGCTGTCCGTGATGATGAAGATCGTCGCGGTGGGGAAGAGAAGGAAGACGAGGAATAA